One window from the genome of Thermus sediminis encodes:
- a CDS encoding MBL fold metallo-hydrolase has product MSGPEALGFAANLYRVPAEEGYFLVDAGLPWEAKRLLALLTAPPKLLFLTHHHLDHSGGARALWERFGLPVLAHPEEWPYLTGERARPPLPIPLLGRKLANLAPLLPKEALWPIEEGEEVFGWRVVALPGHTLGQVGLLKEGVLLAGDALRGKGLPPRWINEDHGLARRTVRRILDLGVRRVYLGHGGPLDREAVEALARRLGV; this is encoded by the coding sequence GTGAGCGGGCCTGAGGCCCTGGGCTTCGCCGCCAACCTCTACCGCGTCCCGGCGGAGGAGGGCTACTTTTTGGTGGACGCGGGCCTCCCCTGGGAGGCCAAGCGGCTTCTCGCGCTCCTCACGGCCCCACCCAAACTCCTCTTCCTCACCCACCACCACCTGGACCACTCGGGGGGAGCCAGGGCCCTTTGGGAGCGCTTTGGCCTCCCCGTCCTGGCCCACCCAGAGGAGTGGCCCTACCTCACCGGGGAAAGGGCCCGCCCGCCCCTTCCCATCCCCCTTTTGGGAAGAAAGCTCGCCAACCTGGCCCCGCTCCTGCCCAAGGAGGCCCTATGGCCCATAGAGGAGGGAGAGGAGGTCTTCGGCTGGCGGGTGGTGGCCCTCCCCGGCCACACCCTGGGCCAGGTGGGCCTCCTAAAGGAGGGGGTCCTTCTGGCGGGGGACGCCCTTCGGGGGAAGGGCCTTCCCCCTAGGTGGATCAACGAGGACCACGGGCTGGCAAGGCGCACGGTGCGCAGGATCTTGGACCTGGGGGTGCGCCGGGTCTACCTGGGCCACGGGGGGCCCCTGGACCGGGAAGCGGTGGAGGCCCTAGCCCGTAGACTGGGGGTGTGA